A stretch of the Nitratireductor thuwali genome encodes the following:
- a CDS encoding ABC transporter ATP-binding protein: MAASPQNDGAEPAQNERREVVLSARDVSVRFGETSVLENLSLDVYRGEILGFVGASGSGKSVLLRAILGLVPKAAGSICLFDKDLQHLDEHERMLLDMRLGVMFQHGALFSALTVLENIQVPMREYLDLPKALMNELALLKVELVGLPRDAAYKHPYELSGGMIKRAALARALALDPDIVFLDEPTSGLDPIGAADFDELVAKMRDTMGLTVYMVTHDLDSLLTACDRIAVLGKKRVLVEGTVDDMMQSEEPWVKSYFRGKRARRIDR, encoded by the coding sequence ATGGCCGCATCGCCCCAAAACGACGGCGCCGAGCCGGCGCAGAACGAACGGCGCGAGGTGGTGCTCTCGGCGCGGGACGTCAGCGTGAGGTTCGGCGAGACAAGCGTTCTGGAAAACCTGTCGCTGGACGTGTATCGCGGCGAAATCCTGGGCTTCGTCGGCGCTTCCGGGTCGGGAAAGTCGGTGCTGCTGCGCGCCATACTGGGCCTGGTGCCCAAGGCCGCCGGGTCGATCTGCCTGTTCGACAAGGACCTGCAGCATCTGGACGAGCACGAGCGCATGCTGCTCGACATGCGCCTCGGCGTCATGTTCCAGCACGGCGCCCTGTTTTCGGCGTTGACCGTCCTGGAGAACATTCAGGTCCCCATGCGCGAATATCTCGACCTGCCGAAGGCGCTCATGAACGAGCTGGCGCTGCTCAAGGTGGAACTGGTGGGGCTGCCGCGCGATGCCGCTTACAAGCACCCTTACGAATTGTCGGGAGGCATGATCAAGCGCGCCGCGCTTGCCCGCGCCCTGGCGCTTGATCCCGACATCGTGTTCCTGGACGAACCCACTTCCGGCCTCGATCCGATCGGTGCGGCCGACTTCGACGAGTTGGTCGCCAAGATGCGCGATACGATGGGCCTGACCGTTTATATGGTGACCCATGATCTCGACAGCCTGTTGACGGCATGCGATCGCATTGCCGTGCTGGGCAAGAAACGTGTACTGGTGGAAGGCACTGTCGACGACATGATGCAAAGCGAGGAGCCGTGGGTGAAGTCCTATTTCCGGGGCAAGCGCGCGCGGCGTATAGATCGCTGA
- the glnA gene encoding type I glutamate--ammonia ligase, whose protein sequence is MTTAQDLMKQIKENDVKYVDLRFTDPKGKMQHVTMDVGSVDEDMFADGVMFDGSSIAGWKAINESDMVLMPDTESAHMDPFFAQSTMAVICDILDPVSGESYNRDPRGTAKKAEAYVKSEGFGDTVYVGPEAEFFVFDDVRYKADPYNTGFKLDSTELPSNDDTEYETGNLGHRPRVKGGYFPVPPIDSCQDMRSEMLTVMGEMGVKIEKHHHEVAAAQHELGMKFDTLTRTADMQQVYKYVVHQVANAYGKTATFMPKPIYGDNGSGMHVHQSIWKDGKPTFAGNEYAGLSETCLYYIGGIIKHAKAINAFTNPSTNSYKRLVPGFEAPVLLAYSARNRSASCRIPFGSSPKSKRVEVRFPDPSANPYLAFAAMLMAGLDGIKNKIHPGQPMDKDLYDLPAKELKKIPTVCGSLREALMSLDKDRGFLKAGGVFDDDQIDSYIELKMAEVLRFEMTPHPVEFDMYYSV, encoded by the coding sequence ATGACGACAGCACAGGACCTTATGAAGCAGATCAAGGAAAACGACGTGAAATACGTCGATCTGCGCTTTACCGACCCCAAGGGCAAGATGCAGCACGTGACCATGGATGTGGGCTCCGTGGACGAGGACATGTTCGCCGACGGCGTCATGTTCGACGGCTCATCGATCGCCGGCTGGAAGGCCATCAACGAGTCCGACATGGTGCTGATGCCGGACACCGAATCGGCCCATATGGACCCCTTCTTCGCCCAATCCACCATGGCGGTGATCTGCGACATTCTCGATCCGGTTTCCGGCGAATCCTATAATCGTGATCCGCGCGGCACCGCCAAGAAGGCGGAAGCCTATGTGAAGTCGGAAGGCTTCGGGGACACCGTTTATGTCGGCCCCGAGGCGGAATTCTTCGTCTTCGACGACGTCAGGTACAAGGCCGACCCCTACAACACCGGTTTCAAGCTGGACTCGACCGAACTGCCGTCCAACGACGACACGGAATATGAGACCGGCAATCTCGGTCACCGTCCGCGCGTCAAGGGCGGATATTTCCCGGTTCCGCCCATCGATTCCTGCCAGGACATGCGCTCCGAGATGCTCACGGTCATGGGCGAGATGGGGGTGAAGATTGAGAAGCACCACCACGAGGTGGCCGCCGCCCAGCACGAGCTCGGAATGAAGTTCGACACGCTGACCCGCACCGCCGACATGCAGCAGGTCTACAAATACGTCGTCCACCAGGTCGCCAACGCCTATGGCAAGACGGCCACCTTCATGCCCAAGCCCATCTATGGCGACAACGGCTCCGGCATGCACGTGCACCAGTCGATCTGGAAAGACGGCAAGCCCACCTTCGCGGGCAACGAATATGCCGGGCTTTCCGAGACCTGCCTCTATTATATCGGCGGCATCATCAAGCATGCCAAGGCGATCAACGCCTTCACCAACCCCTCGACCAACTCCTACAAGCGCCTGGTTCCGGGCTTCGAGGCACCGGTCCTGCTCGCCTATTCCGCGCGCAACCGTTCGGCCTCCTGCCGCATTCCCTTCGGCTCCTCGCCGAAGTCCAAGCGCGTCGAGGTCCGCTTCCCCGACCCGTCGGCAAATCCATACCTGGCCTTCGCGGCCATGCTGATGGCCGGCCTCGACGGCATCAAGAACAAGATCCACCCCGGCCAGCCGATGGACAAGGATCTCTACGACCTGCCGGCCAAGGAGCTGAAGAAGATCCCGACCGTCTGCGGCTCCCTGCGCGAAGCCCTGATGAGCCTCGACAAGGATCGCGGCTTCCTCAAAGCCGGCGGCGTGTTCGACGACGACCAGATCGATTCCTACATCGAACTCAAGATGGCCGAAGTGCTGCGTTTCGAGATGACGCCGCATCCGGTCGAGTTCGATATGTACTACTCGGTCTGA
- a CDS encoding MlaD family protein, with protein METKANYVVVGLFTILAVLAAFGFVYWTAAIGDRGETATLRFRIPGSASGLRRGSAVLFNGVQVGDVRRVYLDLTNPSVAIADAEVDRLTPITRSTQADVGLAGLTGTANIELKGGDPDEPNLLELAEEQNTVAEITASPSAVTNLLQTAQSLLTRADNVIGELEGFVTDARGPLTETLRNVETFSASLSRNAEGIDRFLENVSNLSGTIAKVSDQLETTLQAAEELIVSVDRERVAKIVGNIDTFTSRLASASDELDTIMAGVDEAVASIGDFSRNATVTLGKVDDVLEGVDAAAVATAVQNFEQASTAVNEASKDIARVSQTIGGRTEDIDQFISDAGQLASRLNQASVRVDGVLAKLDGMLDAGEGEDLIGEARATLQSFRQVAETLNARIGPITEGLSRFSVQGLREVEALVQDSRRAINRIERAVTEFEQNPQRIITGGEGSIRRYEGRQRR; from the coding sequence ATGGAAACAAAAGCAAATTATGTCGTCGTCGGGTTGTTCACGATCCTTGCCGTTCTGGCGGCATTCGGGTTCGTCTACTGGACGGCTGCAATCGGCGATCGCGGCGAGACCGCTACGCTGCGTTTCCGCATCCCCGGTTCGGCGTCCGGACTTCGACGTGGCAGCGCGGTTCTTTTCAACGGTGTCCAGGTGGGCGATGTCCGCCGCGTCTATCTCGACCTTACCAATCCGAGCGTTGCCATCGCCGATGCGGAGGTCGACCGGCTGACGCCCATCACGCGCTCGACGCAGGCCGATGTCGGGCTGGCGGGTCTCACCGGAACGGCAAATATCGAACTGAAGGGCGGGGATCCCGATGAGCCGAACCTCCTCGAACTGGCCGAGGAGCAGAATACGGTCGCCGAGATCACGGCGAGCCCTTCCGCAGTGACGAACCTGCTGCAGACGGCCCAAAGCCTCCTGACGCGCGCCGACAACGTCATCGGGGAACTGGAGGGCTTCGTGACCGACGCGCGCGGTCCGTTGACGGAGACGCTACGCAATGTCGAGACCTTCTCTGCCTCGCTGTCGCGCAATGCCGAAGGCATCGACCGCTTCCTCGAAAATGTCAGCAACCTGTCCGGCACCATCGCGAAGGTTTCGGACCAGCTCGAAACGACCCTGCAGGCAGCCGAGGAACTGATCGTTTCCGTCGACAGGGAGCGGGTGGCCAAGATCGTCGGCAATATCGACACGTTCACCAGCCGGCTGGCGAGCGCCAGCGACGAGCTCGACACGATCATGGCGGGCGTTGACGAGGCGGTCGCCTCGATCGGCGACTTCTCGCGCAATGCGACCGTCACGCTCGGCAAGGTCGATGACGTGCTGGAGGGAGTGGACGCCGCGGCCGTGGCCACGGCCGTTCAGAATTTCGAGCAGGCGAGCACCGCCGTCAACGAGGCTTCGAAGGACATCGCCCGCGTCAGCCAGACGATCGGCGGACGCACCGAGGATATCGATCAGTTCATCTCCGACGCGGGCCAGCTTGCCAGTCGGCTCAACCAGGCCTCCGTTCGCGTCGATGGCGTGCTGGCGAAGCTCGACGGCATGCTGGACGCGGGCGAAGGCGAGGACCTGATTGGAGAGGCGCGAGCCACGCTGCAATCGTTCCGCCAGGTGGCCGAAACGCTGAATGCCCGCATAGGACCGATCACCGAGGGGCTTTCGCGCTTTTCCGTTCAGGGATTGCGCGAGGTGGAGGCGCTGGTGCAAGACTCCCGGCGCGCGATCAACCGCATAGAGCGCGCCGTCACCGAATTCGAGCAGAACCCGCAACGCATCATTACCGGTGGGGAAGGCTCCATTCGGCGCTATGAGGGCCGCCAGCGCCGTTGA
- a CDS encoding ABC-type transport auxiliary lipoprotein family protein, which produces MRRLRIACGLALAASLSGCAAIPGFGPPPVDAYELSSPRVESGRRLARVQILIAEPDALKVFDGENIVVRTRDGAVQLLGGARWADNLPNIVQAKLSAAFQSTDALGGVGKPGDGLAIDYQIIPEIRAFEIRADGGEAAFVELYVRVLNDRTGVVRASQTFVASAPVSGSGNNAYFRALDAAFQVAAAEIVSWSLDRL; this is translated from the coding sequence TTGAGAAGATTGCGCATTGCATGCGGGCTTGCACTCGCCGCTTCCCTGAGCGGATGCGCAGCCATTCCCGGCTTCGGTCCGCCGCCGGTCGACGCCTATGAGCTGAGTTCACCGCGCGTCGAGAGCGGCCGTCGGCTGGCGCGTGTCCAGATATTGATTGCCGAGCCGGACGCGCTGAAAGTGTTCGACGGCGAGAACATCGTCGTTCGGACCCGGGATGGCGCCGTCCAACTCCTCGGCGGCGCGCGCTGGGCCGATAATCTGCCCAACATCGTCCAGGCCAAGCTCTCCGCGGCCTTTCAGTCGACCGATGCGCTTGGCGGCGTCGGCAAGCCAGGCGATGGGCTCGCCATCGATTATCAGATCATTCCGGAAATCCGCGCATTCGAGATTCGCGCCGATGGCGGCGAGGCGGCTTTCGTCGAGCTTTACGTCCGCGTTTTGAACGACCGCACGGGCGTCGTCCGGGCCTCGCAGACCTTCGTGGCCAGCGCGCCTGTCAGCGGAAGCGGCAACAATGCCTATTTCCGTGCGCTCGACGCCGCCTTCCAGGTTGCCGCCGCCGAAATCGTCAGCTGGTCGCTCGACCGTCTGTAG
- a CDS encoding ABC transporter permease, whose translation MTQAHDEGQPGAVRAPAVETSSDGGTLACRLAGDWTTRTVGLVDGDMRALLARDDFETLELDLSRTGYLDTAGAWLIARLIAEQRRRGATVEISGESAAARILLEAVEPIAEQPELPPKPPRDGWLVRIPMAVGRSMYEARDDIRYGLHILGATVSGAQMKLGRKHAINPAAIVSQIDRMGVGAVPIIVLMSAIVGAIIAQQGAFQLRYFGAEIFVVDLVGILILRELGVLMTAIMISGRSGSAITAEIGSMKMREEVDALTVIGLNPVGVLVFPRLVALVIAIPCLTIVANFAALAGAMATAWLYSGIPPAAFIDRLREAIDLSSIFAGLIKAPFMALIIGVIASVEGMKVGGSAESLGSHVTASVVKAIFVVIVVDGMFAMFYAAIDF comes from the coding sequence ATGACGCAAGCACATGACGAAGGCCAGCCTGGGGCGGTGCGCGCCCCGGCCGTGGAAACCTCGTCCGACGGCGGCACGCTGGCCTGCCGGCTTGCCGGTGACTGGACCACGCGGACGGTGGGCCTCGTCGACGGCGATATGCGGGCACTTCTGGCACGCGACGATTTCGAAACGCTGGAACTCGACCTTTCCCGAACGGGCTATCTGGACACGGCCGGAGCATGGCTGATCGCCCGGCTCATCGCCGAACAGCGGCGGCGCGGGGCAACCGTCGAGATCAGCGGCGAAAGCGCTGCCGCCAGAATATTGCTGGAGGCCGTCGAGCCAATCGCGGAACAGCCGGAATTGCCGCCCAAGCCGCCGCGGGACGGCTGGCTCGTTCGTATTCCCATGGCTGTCGGCCGCTCCATGTACGAAGCGCGCGACGATATACGCTACGGGCTTCACATCCTCGGGGCCACCGTCAGCGGCGCCCAGATGAAGCTGGGCCGCAAGCATGCCATCAACCCGGCGGCCATCGTCAGCCAGATCGACCGGATGGGCGTGGGCGCCGTGCCGATCATCGTGTTGATGTCGGCTATCGTCGGCGCCATCATCGCCCAGCAGGGCGCGTTCCAGCTGCGCTATTTCGGCGCGGAGATATTCGTTGTCGACCTTGTCGGCATCCTGATCCTTCGCGAGCTCGGCGTGCTGATGACGGCGATCATGATCTCCGGCCGCTCCGGAAGTGCGATCACCGCCGAAATTGGCTCCATGAAGATGCGGGAGGAAGTCGACGCCCTTACCGTGATCGGCCTCAACCCCGTTGGCGTGCTGGTGTTTCCGCGCCTCGTCGCCCTCGTGATCGCCATACCGTGCCTTACCATCGTAGCCAATTTCGCCGCGCTGGCTGGCGCGATGGCCACGGCCTGGCTTTATTCGGGCATCCCGCCGGCTGCCTTCATCGACCGACTGCGTGAGGCCATCGATCTGTCGAGCATCTTCGCCGGCCTCATCAAAGCGCCGTTCATGGCGCTGATCATCGGCGTGATCGCCTCGGTCGAAGGCATGAAGGTCGGCGGCAGCGCCGAGTCGCTCGGCAGCCACGTCACGGCCTCGGTGGTGAAGGCCATATTCGTCGTCATCGTGGTGGACGGGATGTTTGCCATGTTCTACGCGGCGATCGATTTTTGA